In Streptomyces puniciscabiei, a single genomic region encodes these proteins:
- a CDS encoding helix-turn-helix transcriptional regulator, giving the protein MDRVRRLRLAKDAMDRDWADPGLDLDAVAACAGYSRFHFLRAFKDVYGETPGQYLTHRRIERAEEMLRCANLTVTEICTLVGFSSLGTFSARFKARTGLTPSEYRARHVGRGASLIPGCYAMLWAGGFSTARTEKRPGAVPAYGDERKSADRRAEP; this is encoded by the coding sequence ATGGACAGGGTACGGCGGCTGCGGCTGGCCAAGGACGCCATGGACCGGGACTGGGCGGACCCCGGTCTCGATCTGGACGCCGTCGCGGCGTGCGCCGGGTATTCGCGGTTTCACTTCCTGCGGGCCTTCAAGGACGTCTACGGCGAGACGCCGGGCCAGTATCTGACCCACCGGCGCATCGAGCGGGCCGAGGAGATGCTGCGCTGTGCCAACCTCACCGTGACCGAGATCTGCACACTGGTCGGCTTCAGCAGCCTCGGTACGTTCTCCGCCCGCTTCAAGGCCCGCACCGGGCTCACCCCGAGCGAGTACCGCGCGCGGCACGTGGGACGCGGGGCCTCGCTGATACCCGGGTGCTACGCCATGCTCTGGGCCGGCGGCTTCAGCACCGCAAGAACGGAGAAGCGCCCCGGGGCCGTCCCTGCCTACGGTGACGAGAGGAAATCCGCCGACAGGAGAGCAGAACCATGA
- a CDS encoding BACON domain-containing protein, which produces MMSSSPQTTTRTPGAHGTRGEAREARAAREGREAGEAREMREARDRAAARTLAQRPPARYEPYVDGLFTYCLSVLCDHDAATAALGDVLALAERRGHRVPEAADRRAWLYALARWACLRKLAEAKQKRQATHAAGRARAAGVTPEPQLSADAQEQRRRELALLAWPEAAGTTPEQREALELAVRHHLTAPEVAAVLGMEPAAARELLAAAACEVERTRAALAVVETGGCPSVAHLTGDSGLVLSTALRRELVRHVDDCPRCRRTAERAVPGRWPGATVTPAELPVLEAPRAALHIALTHSARARGAAAPRFDRRGFPMDPKDRAARRDRLRARAVTTTVVATVVAAPVLALWAAYRGAPTADGEGPSATAHEAQGPDALGSDTAGGYENAGNASVKPGAHIGEDGKADVSVEVVSVTGADHQGAGRLDVSAANDGDTTLVTLIASGSSPVHWSASTSAPWLYLSRSAGTLAPGDSLTIKVYVDHLREPAGHWQSQVAVSPAGAVVTIDGYGTAPTRRPTPPGSATPTPTPPTTPPTGPPTTGPTPPTDPPSTPTDPSSPPDSPTPTPTPSDSGTPSPSGSQG; this is translated from the coding sequence GTGATGAGCAGTAGTCCGCAGACCACCACCCGCACCCCCGGCGCGCACGGGACGCGCGGCGAGGCCCGAGAAGCACGAGCGGCGCGGGAGGGACGCGAAGCAGGAGAGGCCCGCGAGATGCGGGAGGCGCGCGACCGTGCCGCCGCGCGCACCCTCGCCCAGCGGCCGCCGGCGCGCTACGAACCGTACGTGGACGGGCTGTTCACCTACTGTCTGTCGGTGCTGTGCGACCACGACGCGGCCACCGCCGCCCTCGGCGACGTCCTCGCCCTGGCCGAGCGGCGCGGACACCGCGTCCCGGAGGCCGCCGACCGCAGGGCCTGGCTGTACGCGCTGGCCCGCTGGGCGTGCCTGCGCAAGCTGGCCGAGGCCAAGCAGAAACGTCAGGCCACCCACGCGGCGGGCCGCGCCAGGGCCGCGGGGGTGACCCCCGAACCGCAACTCTCCGCGGACGCCCAGGAACAGCGGCGCCGCGAACTGGCCCTGCTGGCCTGGCCGGAGGCGGCCGGTACGACGCCCGAGCAGCGCGAGGCCCTGGAGCTGGCCGTCCGCCACCACTTGACCGCCCCCGAGGTCGCCGCCGTCCTCGGCATGGAACCGGCCGCCGCGCGCGAGCTGCTGGCCGCCGCCGCCTGCGAGGTCGAGCGCACCCGCGCGGCGCTCGCCGTGGTCGAGACCGGCGGCTGTCCGAGCGTGGCCCACCTCACCGGGGACAGCGGCCTGGTCCTCAGCACGGCCCTGCGCCGGGAACTGGTCCGGCACGTGGACGACTGCCCGCGCTGCCGCCGCACCGCCGAGCGCGCCGTCCCCGGCCGCTGGCCCGGCGCCACGGTCACCCCGGCAGAGCTGCCCGTCCTGGAGGCCCCGCGGGCGGCCCTGCACATCGCCCTGACGCACTCCGCACGCGCGCGTGGCGCGGCGGCGCCCCGCTTCGACCGGCGCGGCTTCCCGATGGACCCCAAGGACCGTGCGGCCCGCCGCGACCGGCTACGCGCGCGTGCGGTGACGACGACGGTCGTCGCCACGGTGGTGGCCGCCCCCGTGCTGGCCCTGTGGGCCGCCTACCGGGGCGCGCCGACGGCGGACGGGGAGGGCCCCTCCGCCACCGCGCACGAGGCGCAGGGCCCCGACGCCCTCGGCAGCGACACGGCCGGCGGCTACGAGAACGCCGGGAACGCGAGCGTGAAGCCCGGTGCCCACATCGGCGAGGACGGCAAGGCGGACGTCTCCGTGGAGGTCGTCAGCGTGACCGGAGCGGACCACCAGGGCGCCGGCCGGCTCGACGTCAGCGCGGCGAACGACGGTGACACGACCCTTGTCACCCTCATCGCCTCCGGCTCCTCCCCGGTCCACTGGTCCGCGTCCACCTCGGCGCCCTGGCTCTACCTCAGCCGGTCCGCGGGAACCCTCGCCCCCGGCGACTCGTTGACGATCAAGGTGTACGTCGACCACCTCCGCGAGCCGGCCGGCCACTGGCAGTCACAGGTGGCGGTCTCCCCGGCCGGCGCGGTGGTCACCATCGACGGCTACGGCACGGCCCCCACCCGCCGCCCCACACCCCCGGGCTCCGCCACTCCCACCCCCACTCCGCCGACCACACCCCCCACCGGCCCCCCGACGACTGGACCGACCCCGCCGACCGACCCCCCGTCCACCCCCACCGACCCCAGCTCACCGCCCGACTCCCCGACCCCGACACCCACCCCGTCCGACAGCGGGACGCCCAGCCCGTCAGGGAGCCAGGGATGA
- the cseB gene encoding two-component system response regulator CseB, which translates to MADQTHVLFVEDDDVIREATQLALERDGFVVTAMPDGLSGLEAFRANRPDIALLDVMVPGLDGVSLCRRIRDESTVPVIMLSARADSIDVVLGLEAGADDYVTKPFDGAVLVARIRAVLRRFGHAGGGDRTEAAEETVSGGVLTFGDLEIDTEGMEVRRAGQPVGLTPTEMRLLLEFSSAPGTVLSRDKLLERVWDYGWGGDTRVVDVHVQRLRQKIGQDRIETVRGFGYKLKA; encoded by the coding sequence ATGGCAGACCAGACCCACGTCCTGTTCGTCGAGGACGACGACGTCATCCGCGAGGCCACCCAGCTCGCCCTGGAGCGGGACGGCTTCGTGGTCACCGCCATGCCCGACGGGCTGTCGGGCCTGGAGGCGTTCCGGGCGAACCGCCCCGACATCGCCCTGCTGGACGTCATGGTGCCGGGTCTGGACGGCGTCAGCCTGTGCCGTCGCATCCGGGACGAGTCCACCGTGCCGGTGATCATGCTGTCCGCGCGTGCCGACTCCATCGACGTCGTCCTCGGCCTGGAGGCGGGCGCCGACGACTATGTGACCAAGCCGTTCGACGGTGCCGTGCTGGTGGCGCGGATCCGGGCGGTGCTGCGCCGCTTCGGGCACGCGGGCGGCGGCGACCGGACCGAGGCGGCCGAGGAGACGGTGAGCGGTGGCGTGCTCACCTTCGGGGACCTGGAGATCGACACCGAGGGCATGGAGGTGCGCCGGGCCGGGCAGCCGGTCGGGCTCACCCCGACCGAGATGCGGCTGCTGCTGGAGTTCTCCTCGGCGCCGGGCACCGTGCTCTCCCGCGACAAGCTGCTGGAGCGGGTCTGGGACTACGGCTGGGGCGGGGACACCCGGGTCGTCGACGTGCATGTGCAGCGGCTGCGCCAGAAGATCGGCCAGGACCGGATCGAGACGGTCCGCGGCTTCGGCTACAAGCTGAAGGCCTGA
- the cseC gene encoding two-component system sensor histidine kinase CseC, producing MRGILRDPVRRMQRAGLHTGLRWKLSAAIALVAGLVAIALSLVVHNAARVSMLDNARDLANQRVQIAQRFYETGRRPNFPNIKLDDPELPDSLRKSAANGRKASDVIDHGGVPDIWSALPTKDGHVLSLHTHMPDRSTDVMKDLDQALVIGSVAVVLGGSALGVLIGGQLSGRLRKAAAAANQVAKGETDVRVRDAIGGVVRDETDDLARAVDAMADALQQRLEAERRVTADIAHELRTPVTGLLTAAELLPPGRPTELVLDRAKAMRTLVEDVLEVARLDGASERAELQDIMLGEFVSRRVAAKDPEIEVRVVHESEVTTDPRRLERVLFNLLANAARHGRPPIQVTVEGRVIRVRDHGPGFPEELLAEGPSRFRTGSEDRAGTGHGLGLTIAAGQARVLGARLTFRNVRPAGTPAGTPAEGAVAVLWLPEHAPTATGSHPMLPLSGGAG from the coding sequence ATGCGGGGGATACTTCGCGACCCGGTCCGGCGCATGCAGCGCGCGGGCCTGCACACCGGGCTCAGATGGAAGCTCAGCGCGGCGATCGCGCTGGTGGCCGGCCTGGTGGCGATAGCGCTGAGCCTGGTCGTGCACAACGCGGCCCGGGTCTCGATGCTCGACAACGCACGCGACCTGGCCAACCAGCGCGTCCAGATCGCACAGCGCTTCTACGAGACAGGCCGGCGGCCGAACTTCCCCAACATCAAGCTCGACGACCCCGAGCTGCCCGACTCGCTGCGCAAGAGCGCGGCGAACGGCCGGAAGGCCAGCGATGTCATCGACCACGGCGGGGTGCCGGACATCTGGTCGGCCCTGCCGACCAAGGACGGGCATGTGCTGTCCCTGCACACCCATATGCCGGACCGGTCCACCGACGTGATGAAGGACCTCGACCAGGCGCTGGTCATCGGGTCCGTCGCGGTCGTGCTCGGCGGCAGCGCGCTCGGCGTGCTGATCGGCGGGCAGCTCTCCGGGCGGCTGCGCAAGGCGGCGGCCGCCGCGAACCAGGTCGCCAAGGGCGAGACCGACGTCCGGGTGCGGGATGCCATCGGCGGGGTCGTCCGGGACGAGACCGACGATCTGGCGCGCGCGGTGGACGCCATGGCGGACGCGCTGCAGCAGCGGCTCGAGGCCGAGCGGCGGGTCACCGCCGACATCGCCCACGAGCTGCGCACCCCCGTGACGGGCCTGCTCACGGCCGCGGAGCTGCTGCCCCCCGGCCGCCCCACGGAACTGGTCCTGGACCGGGCGAAGGCCATGCGCACGCTCGTCGAGGACGTCCTGGAGGTGGCCCGCCTGGACGGCGCATCGGAGCGGGCGGAGCTGCAGGACATCATGCTCGGCGAGTTCGTCTCCCGGCGCGTGGCCGCCAAGGACCCTGAGATCGAGGTACGGGTGGTGCACGAGTCGGAGGTCACCACCGACCCGCGCCGCCTGGAGCGGGTGCTGTTCAACCTGCTCGCCAACGCCGCCCGGCACGGCAGGCCGCCGATCCAGGTGACCGTCGAGGGCCGGGTCATCCGGGTCCGCGACCACGGGCCCGGCTTCCCCGAGGAACTGCTCGCCGAGGGACCGAGCCGCTTCCGCACGGGCAGCGAGGACCGCGCCGGTACGGGGCACGGGCTGGGCCTGACCATCGCGGCGGGCCAGGCCCGGGTGCTGGGCGCCCGCCTGACGTTCCGCAACGTACGCCCCGCCGGCACCCCGGCCGGCACCCCGGCGGAGGGCGCGGTGGCGGTCCTGTGGCTACCGGAACACGCACCCACCGCGACGGGCAGCCATCCGATGCTGCCGCTGTCGGGGGGCGCGGGCTGA
- a CDS encoding A/G-specific adenine glycosylase → MTEKLHTPVIAWFDAHARDLPWRRPEAGPWGVMVSEFMLQQTPVNRVLPVYEEWLGRWPRPADLAKEAPGEAVRAWGRLGYPRRALRLHGAAVAITERHGGDVPTDHAQLLALPGIGEYTAAAVASFAYGQRHPVLDTNVRRVFARAVTGVQYPPNATTAAERRLARELLPEDERTAARWAAASMELGALVCTAKNEGCGRCPIAAQCAWRLAGKPEHAGPPRRGQTYAGTDRQVRGKLLAVLREAHAPVPQAVLDRVWHEPVQRARALDGLVADGLVEPLPGGLYRLPLS, encoded by the coding sequence ATGACTGAGAAGCTGCACACCCCCGTGATCGCCTGGTTCGACGCCCACGCCCGCGACCTCCCCTGGCGCCGCCCGGAGGCGGGCCCGTGGGGTGTGATGGTCAGCGAGTTCATGCTCCAGCAGACCCCGGTCAACCGGGTGCTGCCGGTGTACGAGGAGTGGCTGGGCCGCTGGCCGCGCCCCGCGGACCTGGCGAAGGAGGCGCCGGGCGAGGCCGTGCGCGCCTGGGGCCGGCTCGGCTATCCGCGCCGGGCCCTGCGCCTGCACGGTGCCGCGGTCGCCATAACGGAGCGGCACGGTGGCGACGTACCGACGGATCACGCGCAGCTGCTGGCGCTGCCCGGCATCGGCGAGTACACGGCCGCAGCGGTGGCCTCGTTCGCGTACGGGCAGCGGCATCCGGTGCTGGACACGAATGTGCGCCGGGTCTTCGCGCGGGCGGTGACCGGGGTGCAGTACCCGCCGAACGCGACCACGGCCGCCGAGCGCAGGCTCGCCCGTGAGCTGCTGCCCGAGGACGAGAGGACGGCCGCGCGCTGGGCTGCCGCCTCGATGGAGCTGGGCGCGCTGGTGTGCACGGCGAAGAACGAGGGGTGCGGGCGGTGTCCGATCGCCGCGCAGTGCGCCTGGCGGCTGGCCGGCAAGCCGGAGCACGCGGGACCGCCGCGCCGCGGGCAGACATACGCCGGCACGGACCGGCAGGTGCGCGGCAAGCTGCTCGCCGTGCTGCGGGAGGCGCACGCGCCGGTGCCGCAGGCGGTGTTGGACCGGGTCTGGCACGAGCCGGTGCAGCGCGCCCGGGCGCTCGACGGGCTCGTCGCGGACGGTCTGGTGGAGCCGCTGCCGGGTGGCCTGTACCGGCTGCCGCTCAGCTGA
- the radA gene encoding DNA repair protein RadA, producing MAARTRTTKDRPSYRCTECGWQTAKWLGRCPECQAWGTVEEYGTPAVRTTAPGRVTSSALPIGQVDGRQATARSTGVPELDRVLGGGLVPGAVVLLAGEPGVGKSTLLLDVAAKSASAEHRTLYVTGEESASQVRLRADRIGALHEELYLAAETDLSAVLGHLDEVKPSLLILDSVQTVASPQIEGAPGGMAQVREVAGALIRASKERGMSTLLVGHVTKDGAIAGPRLLEHLVDVVLHFEGDRHARLRLVRGVKNRYGATDEVGCFELHDEGITGLADPSGLFLTRRAEPVPGTCLTVTLEGRRPLVAEVQALTVDSQIPSPRRTTSGLETSRVSMMLAVLEQRGRISALGKRDIYSATVGGVKLSEPAADLAIALALASAAGDTPLPKNLVAIGEVGLAGEVRRVTGVQRRLAEAHRLGFTHALVPTDPGKVPPGMKVLEVADMGDALRVLPRSRRREAPQEAEDRR from the coding sequence ATGGCTGCCCGTACCAGGACCACCAAGGACCGCCCGTCCTACCGCTGCACCGAGTGCGGCTGGCAGACGGCCAAGTGGCTCGGCCGCTGCCCCGAGTGCCAGGCGTGGGGCACGGTCGAGGAGTACGGCACGCCCGCGGTGCGTACGACGGCACCGGGCCGTGTGACCAGTTCCGCGCTGCCCATCGGCCAGGTCGACGGGCGGCAGGCCACCGCCCGCTCGACCGGCGTGCCCGAGCTGGACCGGGTGCTGGGCGGCGGCCTGGTGCCCGGCGCGGTCGTGCTGCTCGCGGGCGAGCCCGGCGTCGGCAAGTCCACGCTGCTGCTGGACGTGGCCGCCAAGTCCGCGAGTGCCGAGCACCGCACCCTCTATGTGACCGGCGAGGAGTCGGCGAGCCAGGTGCGGCTGCGCGCGGACCGCATCGGCGCCCTGCACGAGGAGCTGTATCTGGCCGCCGAGACGGATCTGTCGGCCGTCCTCGGCCACTTGGACGAGGTCAAGCCCTCCCTGCTGATCCTCGACTCGGTGCAGACGGTCGCCTCCCCTCAGATCGAGGGCGCGCCCGGCGGAATGGCCCAGGTGAGGGAGGTCGCGGGCGCGCTCATCCGCGCCTCCAAGGAGCGCGGGATGTCCACACTCCTCGTGGGCCACGTCACCAAGGACGGGGCGATCGCCGGCCCGCGCCTCCTCGAACACCTCGTGGACGTCGTCCTGCACTTCGAGGGCGACCGGCACGCGCGCCTGCGCCTGGTGCGCGGCGTGAAGAACCGCTACGGCGCCACGGACGAGGTCGGCTGCTTCGAGCTGCACGACGAGGGCATCACGGGCCTTGCGGACCCCAGCGGACTTTTCCTCACCCGTCGTGCCGAACCGGTCCCCGGCACCTGTCTGACCGTCACCCTGGAGGGCCGCCGCCCGCTGGTGGCCGAGGTGCAGGCGCTGACCGTCGACTCCCAGATCCCCTCCCCGCGGCGTACGACCTCGGGCCTGGAGACCTCGCGCGTGTCGATGATGCTGGCCGTCCTGGAGCAGCGCGGCCGGATCAGCGCACTCGGCAAGCGGGACATCTACTCCGCGACGGTCGGCGGGGTGAAGCTGTCGGAGCCGGCCGCCGACCTCGCCATCGCGCTCGCGCTGGCCTCCGCCGCCGGCGACACCCCGCTGCCGAAGAACCTGGTCGCGATCGGCGAGGTGGGCCTCGCGGGCGAGGTGAGACGCGTCACGGGCGTGCAGCGCAGGCTCGCGGAGGCGCACCGGCTGGGCTTCACGCACGCGCTCGTGCCGACCGATCCGGGCAAGGTGCCGCCCGGCATGAAGGTGCTGGAAGTCGCCGACATGGGGGACGCACTGCGGGTGCTGCCGCGCTCCCGTCGCCGAGAGGCCCCACAGGAGGCGGAGGACCGCCGGTAG
- a CDS encoding Ppx/GppA phosphatase family protein has translation MRLGVLDVGSNTVHLLVVDAHPGARPLPAHSHKAELRLAQLLDDSGAIDDDGIHQLVAVVQDALQAAEDKGVEDLLPFATSAVREATNADDVLTRVEEETGVRLQVLTGPEEARLTFLAVRRWFGWSAGKLLVLDIGGGSLEIAYGIDEEPDTAVSLPLGAGRLTAGWLPGDPPTPEAVRALRRHVRTEIARTVGEFSRFGAPDHVVATSKTFKQLARIAGAARSADGLYVQRELKRESLEAWVPRLAGMTVDQRAELPGVSDGRAGQLLAGALVAEGAMDLFGVEKVEICPWALREGVILRRLDHMGSD, from the coding sequence ATGAGACTCGGTGTCCTGGACGTGGGTTCGAACACGGTGCATCTGCTGGTGGTGGACGCCCACCCCGGCGCGCGCCCGCTGCCCGCGCACTCCCACAAGGCCGAACTTCGGCTCGCCCAACTGCTCGACGACAGCGGTGCCATCGACGACGACGGCATACACCAGCTGGTCGCGGTCGTACAGGACGCGCTCCAGGCCGCCGAGGACAAGGGCGTCGAGGATCTGCTGCCGTTCGCCACCTCCGCCGTGCGCGAGGCCACCAACGCCGACGACGTCCTCACCCGCGTGGAGGAGGAGACGGGCGTACGGCTCCAGGTCCTGACCGGTCCTGAGGAAGCCCGCCTGACCTTCCTCGCCGTGCGCCGCTGGTTCGGCTGGTCCGCCGGAAAGCTGCTGGTCCTGGACATCGGCGGCGGCTCCCTGGAGATCGCCTACGGCATAGACGAGGAGCCGGACACCGCCGTCTCCCTGCCGCTCGGCGCCGGCCGGCTCACCGCGGGCTGGCTGCCCGGCGACCCGCCCACCCCGGAGGCCGTGCGCGCCCTGCGCCGCCATGTCCGTACCGAGATCGCCCGCACGGTCGGCGAATTCAGCCGCTTCGGCGCCCCCGACCACGTGGTCGCCACCTCCAAGACCTTCAAGCAGCTCGCCCGCATCGCCGGCGCCGCCCGCAGCGCCGACGGCCTCTACGTCCAGCGCGAACTCAAGCGCGAGTCACTGGAGGCCTGGGTCCCGCGCCTGGCCGGCATGACGGTGGACCAGCGCGCCGAGCTCCCCGGGGTCTCCGACGGCCGAGCCGGCCAGCTCCTCGCGGGCGCCCTGGTGGCCGAGGGCGCGATGGACCTGTTCGGGGTGGAGAAAGTGGAGATCTGCCCTTGGGCTCTGAGGGAGGGTGTCATCCTCCGGCGCCTTGATCACATGGGCTCCGACTAG
- a CDS encoding SigE family RNA polymerase sigma factor encodes MAQGEVLEFEEYVRTRQDALLRSARRLVPDPVDAQDLLQTALVRTYGRWEGIADKRLADAYLRRVMINTRTEWWRARKLEEVPTEQLPDASVEDSTEQHADRALLMDVMKVLAPKQRSVVVLRHWEQMSTEETAAALGMSAGTVKSTLHRALARLREELEARDLDARALEREERERCAA; translated from the coding sequence ATGGCGCAGGGCGAGGTGCTCGAGTTCGAGGAGTACGTCCGCACCCGGCAGGACGCGCTGCTGCGCAGCGCCCGTCGGCTGGTCCCGGACCCGGTCGACGCCCAGGACCTGCTGCAGACGGCGCTGGTGCGGACGTACGGCCGCTGGGAGGGCATCGCCGACAAGCGGCTCGCCGACGCCTATCTGCGCCGGGTCATGATCAACACCCGTACGGAGTGGTGGCGGGCGCGCAAGCTGGAGGAGGTCCCCACCGAGCAGCTGCCGGACGCGTCCGTGGAGGACTCCACCGAGCAGCACGCCGACCGGGCCCTGCTGATGGACGTCATGAAAGTGCTCGCCCCGAAGCAGCGCAGTGTCGTAGTCCTGCGACACTGGGAGCAGATGTCCACGGAGGAGACGGCCGCCGCCCTCGGCATGTCGGCCGGTACGGTCAAGAGCACGCTGCACCGGGCGCTCGCCCGGCTCCGCGAGGAGCTGGAGGCCCGCGATCTGGACGCACGCGCGCTGGAGCGTGAGGAGCGGGAGCGTTGCGCGGCCTGA
- a CDS encoding VOC family protein, whose protein sequence is MIKGLAITTVWVLDQDRAKEFYTEKLGLEVRTDMTMGDGGMRWLTVGAPGQPDVELTLMVPGPPAMDPESAEMMRKLVAKGALGAGVLATDDIHGDYKKLKERGVEFLQEPQERPYGTEALFRDDSGNWFSFTQRREGGLDLEQDWAG, encoded by the coding sequence ATGATCAAGGGGCTTGCCATCACCACCGTATGGGTCCTGGACCAGGACCGGGCCAAGGAGTTCTACACCGAGAAGCTGGGGCTCGAGGTGCGTACGGACATGACCATGGGGGACGGCGGCATGCGCTGGCTCACCGTCGGCGCCCCCGGCCAGCCCGACGTGGAGCTGACGCTGATGGTGCCGGGGCCTCCGGCGATGGACCCCGAGTCCGCGGAGATGATGCGGAAGCTCGTCGCCAAGGGGGCGCTCGGCGCGGGGGTGCTGGCGACCGATGACATCCACGGCGACTACAAGAAGCTCAAGGAGCGTGGGGTGGAGTTCCTGCAGGAGCCCCAGGAGCGGCCGTACGGCACGGAGGCGCTGTTCCGGGACGACTCCGGGAACTGGTTCTCGTTCACTCAGCGGCGGGAGGGGGGCCTGGATCTGGAGCAGGACTGGGCCGGCTGA
- the disA gene encoding DNA integrity scanning diadenylate cyclase DisA, whose product MAANDRAAAPGKIGGSAGSDGLMRASLSAVAPGTALRDGLERVLRGNTGGLIVLGSDKTVEAMCTGGFVLDVEFTATRLRELCKLDGGIVLSSDLSKILRAGVQLVPDPTIPTEETGTRHRTADRVSKQVGFPVVSVSQSMRLIALYVDGQRRVLEDSAAILSRANQALATLERYKLRLDEVAGTLSALEIEDLVTVRDVSAVAQRLEMVRRIATEIAEYVVELGTDGRLLALQLEELIAGVEPDRELVVRDYVPEPTAKRSRTVEEALSELDALTHAELLELGTVARALGYTGSPETLDSAVSPRGFRLLAKVPRLPGAIIDRLVEHFGGLQKLLAASVDDLQTVDGVGEARARSVREGLSRLAESSILERYV is encoded by the coding sequence GTGGCAGCCAACGACCGGGCAGCAGCTCCCGGAAAAATCGGTGGGAGTGCCGGTTCCGATGGCCTGATGCGCGCCTCGCTGAGCGCCGTGGCTCCTGGTACGGCCCTGCGTGACGGCCTGGAGCGTGTGCTGCGCGGCAACACCGGCGGGCTGATCGTGCTGGGCTCGGACAAGACGGTCGAGGCGATGTGCACGGGCGGTTTCGTCCTGGACGTGGAGTTCACCGCCACCCGGCTGCGGGAGCTGTGCAAGCTGGACGGCGGCATCGTGCTGTCCTCGGACCTGTCGAAGATCCTGCGCGCGGGCGTGCAGCTGGTGCCGGACCCGACCATCCCCACGGAGGAGACGGGCACCCGGCACCGTACGGCGGACCGGGTCAGCAAGCAGGTCGGCTTCCCGGTGGTCTCCGTCTCCCAGTCGATGCGGCTGATCGCCCTCTACGTCGACGGTCAGCGGCGCGTCCTGGAGGACTCGGCGGCGATCCTCTCCCGCGCGAACCAGGCCCTGGCCACGCTGGAGCGGTACAAGCTGCGGCTGGACGAGGTGGCCGGGACCCTCTCGGCACTGGAGATCGAGGACCTGGTGACGGTGCGGGACGTGTCCGCCGTCGCGCAGCGCCTGGAGATGGTCCGGCGCATTGCCACCGAAATCGCCGAATACGTGGTCGAACTGGGCACGGACGGTCGTCTTCTCGCGCTCCAGCTGGAGGAGTTGATCGCGGGTGTCGAGCCCGACCGCGAGCTGGTCGTCCGGGACTATGTCCCCGAGCCGACGGCCAAGCGCTCCCGCACGGTCGAGGAGGCCCTGTCCGAGCTGGACGCCCTGACCCACGCGGAGCTCCTCGAACTGGGCACGGTGGCACGGGCACTGGGCTACACGGGCTCGCCGGAGACCCTCGACTCCGCCGTCTCCCCGCGGGGCTTCCGGCTGCTGGCCAAGGTTCCGCGCCTGCCGGGCGCGATCATCGACCGGCTGGTGGAGCACTTCGGGGGCCTGCAGAAGCTGCTCGCAGCGAGCGTCGACGACCTGCAGACCGTGGACGGCGTGGGCGAGGCCCGGGCGCGGAGCGTGCGGGAAGGTTTGTCGCGTTTGGCCGAGTCGTCCATCTTGGAGCGGTACGTCTAG